Proteins encoded within one genomic window of Hermetia illucens chromosome 2, iHerIll2.2.curated.20191125, whole genome shotgun sequence:
- the LOC119649850 gene encoding actin-related protein 2/3 complex subunit 4, with the protein MSATLKPYLTAVRHTLTAAMCLSNFSSQVVERHNKPEVEVRSSKELLLTPVVISRNERERVLIETSVNSVRISIAVKQADEIEKILCHKFTRFMMRRAENFIILRRKPIEGYDISFLITNFHTEQMYKHKLVDFVIHFMEEIDKEISEMKLAVNARARICSEEFLKRF; encoded by the coding sequence ATGTCGGCCACTTTGAAGCCCTACCTCACGGCCGTGCGCCACACACTTACGGCGGCCATGTGCCTCTCAAATTTCTCATCGCAAGTTGTTGAACGCCACAACAAACCCGAGGTGGAGGTGCGAAGTAGCAAGGAGCTCCTGCTCACGCCGGTTGTCATTTCCCGGAACGAAAGGGAGCGTGTATTAATCGAAACCAGCGTGAATTCAGTGCGGATCAGCATCGCCGTGAAGCAGGCCGACGAAATTGAAAAGATTCTTTGTCACAAGTTCACACGTTTCATGATGCGCCGCGCGGAGAACTTCATAATCCTGCGAAGGAAGCCCATCGAGGGATACGACATCAGTTTCCTGATTACCAATTTCCACACAGAGCAAATGTACAAGCACAAACTAGTCGACTTTGTAATTCACTTCATGGAGGAGATCGATAAGGAGATAAGCGAAATGAAGCTGGCAGTCAACGCCCGAGCACGTATCTGTTCCGAGGAGTTCCTGAAGCGATTCTAA
- the LOC119648318 gene encoding uncharacterized protein LOC119648318, translating into MACSNQMTDIELEEWQKNQFDRCLVENAINKLIETYGILNQTADNRTYNERSQNLEESAILMAISEHGLHQNNALLFLPEPEREGQQSHYYDMCGPSRAAVEPLPYADDRGTTAQPEYSDESSSNNDTTHILEAAVSLAIQKQGLGLSGLNR; encoded by the exons ATGGCATGTTCAA ATCAAATGACAGATATCGAGCTGGAGGAATGGCAAAAGAACCAATTCGATCGATGTCTGGTGGAGAATGCGATAAACAAACTAATCGAGACGTACGGCATCCTCAACCAGACCGCCGACAATCGGACATATAACGAGCGCTCCCAGAACTTGGAGGAGTCAGCGATTCTTATGGCCATCAGTGAGCACGGACTGCATCAGAACAATGCTTTGCTGTTCCTGCCGGAACCGGAGCGGGAAGGGCAGCAGTCACACTACTACGACATGTGTGGGCCATCACGCGCTGCGGTGGAACCCCtgccctacgctgacgatagGGGCACCACCGCACAACCCGAATATTCAGACGAGAGCAGTTCGAATAACGACACTACTCACATTCTCGAGGCTGCCGTCTCGCTTGCCATCCAGAAGCAGGGGCTGGGCCTGTCTGGGCTGAACAGATGA
- the LOC119648115 gene encoding 39S ribosomal protein L2, mitochondrial — protein MFAPRQIFQCLFNQKNLVRLSVISVRNARLLPEKPKPGLGVSYRRIVHYPEEYTVEPLKTTHLAGRDPVTGKVVAKGIGGGVKHKYHWIKWIRDGPTEGPPQVEKVIDVLFDGCRTAKIALVAVGDELKYILATENMKPGDLIKTSRVIPRIPVRPSEGDAYPLGALPNGTRIHCLEKNPGYPCHLIHAAGTFGTILRRFDDKVVVQLPSKKEFAFDKTCMATVGRVSNIEHAKTPVGSPQKMRELGNRPRSGLWHRKEGKHGRKIRRLPPMTDIAPPPKPKPEPIKFTLNL, from the exons ATGTTTGCTCCGAGGCAGATTTTTCAGTGCTTATTTAATCAAAAAAACCTAGTCAGGTTGAGCGTGATTTCTGTACGAAATGCACGTTTATTGCCTGAGAAACCCAAACCAGGTTTAGGTGTTTCCTATCGCCGCATCGTCCACTACCCCGAGGAATACACAGTGGAACCTTTGAAAACAACTCATCTGGCCGGACGAGATCCTGTTACGGGCAAAGTGGTAGCTAAAGGTATCGGAGGTGGTGTCAAGCATAAATACCACTGGATAAAGTGGATCCGAGATGGGCCGACCGAGGGGCCGCCACAAGTGGAAAAGGTCATTGACGTGCTCTTCGATGGATGCAGAACTGCGAAAATCGCTTTGGTTGCGGTCGGCGATGAGCTCAAGTACATCCTTGCCACGGAGAACATGAAACCTGGCGATTTAATCAAAACTTCGAGGGTTATTCCACGAATACCTG TCCGACCGAGCGAAGGAGACGCGTACCCGTTGGGTGCATTACCGAACGGAACTAGGATCCATTGTCTCGAGAAGAATCCTGGCTATCCATGCCACTTAATCCATGCGGCTGGAACCTTTGGAACGATTTTACGACGATTCGATGACAAAGTCGTTGTGCAGTTGCCTTCGAAGAAAGAATTTGCTTTCGACAAAACGTGTATGGCTACAGTGG GTCGCGTTTCAAACATCGAGCACGCAAAAACTCCAGTTGGTAGCCCCCAGAAGATGAGAGAACTCGGCAATCGTCCGCGGTCTGGTCTGTGGCACCGAAAAGAAGGAAAGCACGGACGGAAGATTCGAAGGCTTCCGCCAATGACGGACATTGCTCCACCGCCAAAGCCGAAGCCGGAACCAATTAAATTCACTTTAAATTTGTAA